The Solibacillus sp. FSL R7-0682 genome includes a window with the following:
- a CDS encoding pre-toxin TG domain-containing protein, whose translation MKKAVLATKKAAKKVKSTAKKAAETVKKATKAATKQVKKTAKKAVTKAKQNVKTAIKDTKKVMTKVGGKVAVAYTSFKEGGYKGIISAGLDFIPIVGNAKALVEAAIGRDPITGRKLESWERGASAAAILGGPLVKGVKHGAKLGANAISGATSSSKKTVNLAKSPTPTNPTKQQAPSQAKKEASATTAPPAKANQNTKGTSKETYQHLKDYKNNKYFTRSVEYNAGKDGTGFTYKVYQRGDIDWDMVRTKGAKKGRGLTNAEASAKHGLAPILDDAGSVATLHHSQQKGVGPLYEASTRYHNISNAKRAPLHPYKGKLNPFYPMDETTRGAFQKVDSINYWKTRGEEALGGK comes from the coding sequence GTGAAGAAAGCGGTACTGGCCACGAAAAAGGCAGCTAAAAAGGTAAAAAGTACAGCTAAAAAAGCAGCCGAAACCGTCAAAAAGGCAACGAAAGCCGCAACAAAACAGGTCAAAAAGACCGCGAAGAAAGCCGTAACTAAAGCAAAACAGAATGTAAAAACGGCCATAAAAGATACGAAAAAGGTAATGACAAAGGTCGGCGGAAAAGTGGCCGTTGCGTACACGTCCTTTAAAGAGGGCGGCTATAAAGGGATAATCTCAGCAGGATTAGACTTTATTCCGATAGTAGGAAATGCGAAAGCATTGGTAGAAGCGGCGATTGGAAGAGATCCGATTACCGGTAGAAAGCTGGAAAGCTGGGAGCGCGGAGCATCAGCCGCTGCTATTTTAGGCGGACCTTTAGTAAAAGGTGTAAAACATGGTGCAAAACTAGGTGCAAATGCTATTTCAGGAGCTACATCAAGTAGCAAGAAAACAGTAAATCTGGCCAAGTCCCCAACGCCAACGAATCCGACAAAGCAGCAAGCACCGTCTCAGGCAAAGAAGGAAGCAAGTGCAACAACGGCACCACCTGCGAAAGCTAATCAGAATACTAAGGGTACGAGTAAAGAAACTTATCAACATCTAAAGGACTATAAGAATAATAAATATTTTACTCGAAGTGTAGAGTATAATGCAGGTAAGGATGGCACAGGATTTACTTATAAAGTATATCAAAGAGGAGATATTGATTGGGATATGGTCCGAACAAAAGGGGCTAAAAAAGGTCGCGGGTTAACAAATGCTGAAGCATCTGCGAAACACGGTCTTGCTCCTATTCTTGATGATGCAGGTAGTGTAGCAACATTGCATCATTCACAACAAAAAGGTGTTGGACCTTTATATGAAGCTTCAACTAGGTACCATAATATCAGTAATGCTAAAAGAGCTCCACTACATCCCTATAAAGGAAAGTTAAATCCGTTTTATCCAATGGATGAAACAACTAGAGGAGCGTTTCAAAAAGTAGATTCTATTAATTATTGGAAAACACGAGGAGAAGAAGCTTTAGGAGGAAAATAA
- a CDS encoding polymorphic toxin type 15 domain-containing protein: MTKVGGKVAVAYTSFKEGGYKGVISAGLDFIPIVGNAKALVEAAIGRDPITGRKLESWERGASAAAILGGPLVKGVKHGAKLGAKAISGATSSSKKTVNLAKSPTPSNPPKQQAPSQAKKEASATTATPAKANQNTKGTGNIKRIPETLVKFNYNPKHDSAEFTRQLKAQEEGMNKLTVDEYLKNRQKYIDEGRAVEGNLAQQAAREQAYTDKVIELREKGLSSEAAEKEASKWMDTQAALHNPDQIAGGNPSLIDGMGDRRVNSSLGAQWKYRIDAVDEHIKKAAEGMSEAEKKSTYLNVKLTQ; the protein is encoded by the coding sequence ATGACAAAGGTCGGCGGAAAAGTGGCCGTTGCGTACACGTCCTTTAAAGAGGGCGGCTACAAAGGGGTAATCTCAGCAGGATTAGACTTCATTCCGATAGTAGGAAATGCGAAAGCATTGGTAGAAGCGGCAATTGGAAGAGATCCGATCACCGGTAGAAAGCTGGAAAGCTGGGAGCGCGGAGCATCAGCCGCTGCTATTTTAGGCGGCCCTCTAGTAAAAGGGGTAAAACATGGTGCAAAACTAGGTGCAAAGGCTATTTCAGGAGCTACATCAAGTAGCAAGAAAACAGTAAATCTGGCCAAGTCCCCAACACCATCGAATCCACCAAAGCAGCAAGCACCGTCTCAGGCAAAGAAGGAAGCAAGTGCAACAACGGCAACACCTGCGAAAGCTAATCAGAATACTAAGGGTACGGGTAATATTAAGAGGATTCCTGAAACTTTAGTTAAGTTTAATTATAATCCAAAGCATGATTCTGCTGAATTTACAAGGCAACTGAAAGCTCAGGAAGAGGGCATGAACAAACTTACAGTTGACGAGTATTTGAAGAATAGACAAAAATATATAGACGAGGGCAGAGCTGTAGAAGGTAATTTAGCTCAACAAGCTGCTAGAGAACAAGCATATACTGATAAAGTTATAGAATTAAGAGAAAAGGGACTCTCTTCTGAAGCAGCTGAGAAAGAAGCGTCGAAATGGATGGATACTCAAGCTGCTCTTCACAATCCTGATCAAATAGCAGGCGGAAATCCTTCGTTAATTGATGGAATGGGTGACAGGCGAGTAAACTCATCATTGGGCGCGCAATGGAAATATAGAATTGATGCTGTTGATGAGCATATTAAAAAAGCGGCTGAGGGAATGTCCGAGGCAGAGAAGAAGAGCACATATTTAAATGTAAAATTAACACAGTGA
- a CDS encoding ankyrin repeat domain-containing protein: MDINKADYWTIIKFGNLDQFLGKLNLEEKSIEEVVNSVDKNGISLLQKSLISRKFDIANFLLDENANVNIISNEGFNELHYLAANINYNGAIDLAYRLVKMGVDLNLKDKKFTNTAVFSLCHEVLKTRTWEGINLIVKCLEKRPNFNDVNKHGISLKQLIEERGTEEMKKAMEGII; the protein is encoded by the coding sequence ATGGATATAAACAAAGCCGATTATTGGACAATAATAAAGTTTGGAAATCTTGATCAATTTTTGGGAAAGTTAAATCTTGAAGAAAAAAGTATTGAAGAGGTAGTAAACTCTGTTGATAAAAACGGTATTAGTTTACTTCAAAAATCATTAATTAGTAGAAAGTTTGATATAGCAAATTTTTTACTAGATGAAAATGCAAATGTAAATATCATTTCAAACGAAGGATTTAATGAATTACACTATTTAGCTGCAAATATCAACTATAATGGTGCCATTGATTTGGCATATAGATTGGTTAAAATGGGTGTTGATTTAAATTTAAAGGATAAAAAGTTTACCAATACTGCAGTATTTTCACTATGTCATGAAGTATTAAAAACACGCACTTGGGAAGGGATTAATTTAATAGTAAAATGTTTAGAAAAACGGCCAAATTTTAACGATGTAAATAAACATGGAATTTCATTAAAACAATTAATTGAAGAACGTGGAACAGAGGAAATGAAAAAAGCCATGGAGGGGATTATTTGA
- a CDS encoding GH-E family nuclease produces the protein MPNEPIIQPIRLKGVISAGLDFIPIVGNAKALVEAAIGRDPITGRKLESWERGASAAAILGGPLVKGVKHGAKLGAKAISGATSSSKAKTKTVNLADSPTPKNPTKQQAPSLAKKEASATTAPPAKSKEQGNRTDEAVKKKPYSKSRPSYGKEQVEQVWENAKDPIDGKVYDPTGVEIRRNGQWDMGHIPGEKYSEVHELFMNDTITKKEFLEWYRNPSNYRPELPSTNRSHKYE, from the coding sequence GTGCCGAATGAACCTATCATTCAACCAATAAGACTTAAAGGGGTAATCTCAGCCGGATTAGACTTCATTCCGATAGTAGGAAATGCGAAAGCATTGGTAGAAGCGGCGATTGGAAGAGATCCGATCACCGGTAGAAAGCTGGAAAGCTGGGAGCGCGGAGCATCAGCCGCTGCTATTTTAGGCGGCCCTCTAGTAAAAGGGGTAAAACATGGTGCAAAACTAGGTGCAAAGGCTATTTCAGGAGCTACATCAAGTAGCAAAGCAAAAACTAAAACAGTAAATCTGGCCGATTCGCCAACACCAAAGAATCCGACAAAGCAGCAAGCACCGTCATTGGCAAAGAAGGAAGCAAGTGCAACAACGGCACCACCTGCGAAATCTAAGGAGCAGGGTAATAGGACTGATGAAGCTGTAAAGAAAAAGCCATATAGTAAAAGTAGGCCAAGTTATGGAAAAGAACAAGTTGAACAAGTGTGGGAAAATGCTAAAGATCCTATTGATGGTAAAGTTTATGACCCAACAGGAGTCGAAATTCGTAGAAATGGCCAATGGGATATGGGACATATTCCAGGAGAAAAATATTCAGAAGTTCATGAATTGTTTATGAATGATACCATTACAAAAAAAGAATTCTTAGAATGGTATAGAAATCCTTCAAATTATAGACCAGAACTTCCAAGTACTAACCGAAGTCACAAGTATGAATAA
- a CDS encoding immunity protein Imm33 domain-containing protein, translating into MKKSSGLGGSVVSKNIINNLGNLKWCIKEKPVNDIDNGWRFLSDIDTDEFLAAPSNMSICDWGTIIEIEPAIINIFDMPMGTDITLVSENNNKYFVYTDSGEKVIF; encoded by the coding sequence TTGAAAAAGAGTAGTGGATTAGGTGGTAGCGTAGTATCAAAAAATATTATAAACAATTTAGGGAATTTGAAATGGTGTATTAAAGAAAAACCAGTAAATGACATTGATAATGGGTGGAGATTTTTATCTGATATTGATACAGATGAATTTCTTGCAGCCCCATCGAATATGTCAATTTGCGATTGGGGAACTATTATTGAGATAGAACCTGCAATTATAAATATTTTTGATATGCCAATGGGGACAGATATCACCTTAGTAAGTGAAAATAATAATAAGTATTTTGTTTATACTGATTCGGGAGAAAAGGTAATATTTTAA
- a CDS encoding T6SS immunity protein Tdi1 domain-containing protein → MNNIFFSDFMPYGKIQANTIEKYRGKVPNDLLKIWEQFGTGSIKNGYLKLINPDDYMDLLNISYFRSGVSIPIFTTSMCDIITFEENKYLRLVKYRKGNFSIIPTSFNLFFSDLLDEAFCNRHLDWAQYGEAVDKLGIPTYEDGFGYVPLLGLGGSEKVENLQKVRIFEHIQMITELMGAIE, encoded by the coding sequence ATGAACAATATTTTTTTTAGTGACTTTATGCCATATGGGAAAATTCAAGCTAATACTATAGAAAAATATCGAGGGAAAGTACCAAATGACTTATTAAAGATATGGGAGCAATTTGGAACGGGTAGTATTAAAAATGGTTATTTAAAATTGATAAATCCAGATGATTATATGGATTTGTTAAATATCTCGTATTTCCGAAGTGGAGTTTCTATTCCGATATTTACTACATCCATGTGTGATATTATCACATTTGAGGAAAATAAATATTTAAGATTAGTGAAATACCGAAAAGGAAACTTTTCAATAATCCCTACAAGTTTTAACTTGTTTTTTTCTGATTTGTTGGATGAGGCTTTTTGCAACAGGCATCTGGATTGGGCTCAATATGGAGAAGCTGTAGATAAGTTAGGGATTCCTACCTATGAAGATGGTTTTGGTTATGTCCCTTTATTAGGCTTGGGTGGATCGGAAAAAGTAGAAAATTTACAAAAAGTACGTATTTTCGAACACATTCAAATGATTACTGAATTGATGGGAGCGATTGAATAA
- a CDS encoding SMI1/KNR4 family protein — MSILPGRLDEVLGEEIYKRDDRNLVKDALIRLGVDVSDTFQEFYNQYAGPFWEEHVPFELLDISDEENNIETYTIISRKEHGFPKQYLVLSEMSANAVLVLETLTDKVYIVNFEGGDEMLLKGELKETWSSFFEFLKAYFNC; from the coding sequence ATGAGTATTTTGCCTGGTAGACTAGATGAAGTTCTTGGAGAAGAAATATATAAACGTGATGATAGAAATCTAGTGAAGGATGCTTTAATAAGGCTAGGTGTAGACGTATCAGATACTTTCCAAGAATTTTATAATCAGTATGCAGGACCTTTTTGGGAAGAGCATGTACCCTTTGAATTACTAGATATATCAGATGAAGAAAATAATATTGAAACATACACAATTATTTCTAGAAAAGAACATGGTTTTCCGAAGCAGTATCTGGTTTTAAGTGAAATGTCAGCTAATGCTGTATTAGTTCTGGAGACTTTAACTGATAAAGTTTATATAGTTAATTTTGAGGGTGGAGATGAAATGCTTTTAAAAGGGGAGTTAAAGGAAACTTGGTCATCGTTTTTTGAGTTCTTGAAGGCTTATTTTAATTGTTAA